One segment of Anguilla anguilla isolate fAngAng1 chromosome 1, fAngAng1.pri, whole genome shotgun sequence DNA contains the following:
- the znf706 gene encoding zinc finger protein 706, whose translation MARGHQKIQSQQKNAKKQAEAKKSKGHDQKAAAKAALVFTCAVCRTQMPDPKTFKQHFESKHPKSPLPPELADVEA comes from the exons ATGGCCCGTGGGCACCAGAAGATCCAGTCCCAGCAGAAGAACGCCAAGAAGCAGGCCGAGGCGAAGAAGAGCAAAGGGCACGACCAGAAGGCTGCCGCCAAGGCTGCCCTGGTGTTCACCTGTGCAGTGTGCCGG ACACAGATGCCCGACCCGAAGACTTTCAAGCAGCACTTTGAGAGCAAACACCCCAAATCGCCCCTGCCCCCGGAGCTGGCGGACGTGGAGGCCTGA